The Papio anubis isolate 15944 chromosome 1, Panubis1.0, whole genome shotgun sequence genome window below encodes:
- the SMPDL3B gene encoding LOW QUALITY PROTEIN: acid sphingomyelinase-like phosphodiesterase 3b (The sequence of the model RefSeq protein was modified relative to this genomic sequence to represent the inferred CDS: inserted 4 bases in 2 codons; deleted 1 base in 1 codon), with the protein MELSLFSALFNVSLGRARPVGLSLNPGCSEKTSVCLCNAPAPAQGWPGLPCFQAERETSLKEDVFSPAGKFWHITDLHLDPHYKVSKYPFQVCPSAGFQSVPNAGPWGDYLCDSPWALINSSIYAMKEIEPEPDFILWTGDDMPHVPDEKLGEAAVLEIVECLTQLIREVFLDTKVYAALGNHDFHPKNQFPAGINKIDNQIAELWKPWLSNESIALFKKGAFYSEKLPGPSGAGQIVVLNTNLYYXSNELTADMVDPGQQFQWLEDVLTNASKAGDMVYIVGNMPPGFFEKTQNKVWSQEGFNEKYLKVVRKHGCVIAGQFFRHHHTDSFQMLYDDAGAPISAMFITPGVTPWKTTLPGVINGANNPAIRVFEYDRATLSLKDMVTYFMNLSQVNAQGMRCWELEYQLTKAYWVPDTSAHSVQAVLDRIAGDQGALQHYYVYNSVSYYAGVCDEXQQVCAMRQVEVDAYTTCLYASGTTPAPQLPLLLMALLGLCTLVL; encoded by the exons ATGGAGCTGAGCCTGTTCTCTGCTCTGTTCAATGTGTCCCTGGGCAGAGCCAGGCCTGTGGGCCTTTCTCTGAACCCGGGGTGCTCAGAGAAGACTTCCGTTTGCCTGTGTaatgcccctgccccagcccagggctGGCCTGGACTTCCTTGCTTCCAGGCTGAGAGAGAGACCAGCTTGAAGGAGGATGTCTTTTCTCCTGCAGGGAAGTTCTGGCACATCACTGACCTGCACCTTGACCCTCACTACAAGGTATCCAAATACCCCTTCCAGGTGTGCCCATCAGCTGGATTCCAGTCAGTGCCCAACGCAGGCCCCTGGGGTGACTACCTCTGTGATTCTCCCTGGGCCCTCATCAACTCCTCCATCTATGCCATGAAGGAGATTGAGCCGGAGCCAGACTTCATTCTCTGGACTGG TGATGACATGCCTCACGTGCCCGATGAGAAACTGGGAGAGGCAGCTGTACTGGAAATTGTGGAATGCCTGACCCAGCTCATCAGAGAGGTCTTTCTAG ATACTAAAGTCTATGCTGCTTTGGGAAATCATGACTTTCACCCCAAAAACCAGTTCCCAGCTGGAATTAACAAGATCGACAATCAGATAGCAGAACTATGGAAACCCTGGCTTAGTAACGAGTCCATTGCTCTCTTCAAAAAAG GTGCCTTCTACTCTGAGAAGCTGCCAGGTCCCAGTGGGGCTGGGCAAATTGTGGTGCTCAACACCAATCTGTACTA CAGCAATGAGCTGACAGCAGACATGGTGGACCCTGGCCAGCAGTTCCAGTGGCTGGAAGATGTGCTGACCAATGCCTCCAAAGCTGGGGACATG GTGTACATTGTTGGCAACATGCCCCCAGGGTTCTTTGAGAAGACACAAAACAAGGTATGGTCCCAGGAGGGCTTCAACGAAAAATACCTGAAGGTGGTCCGGAAGCATGGTTGCGTCATAGCAGGGCAGTTCTTCAGGCACCACCACACTGACAGCTTTCAGATGCTCTATGATGACGCAG GTGCCCCCATAAGTGCCATGTTCATCACACCTGGAGTCACCCCATGGAAAACCACGTTACCCGGAGTGATCAATGGGGCCAACAATCCAGCCATCCGGGTGTTCGAATATGACCGAGCCACACTGAGCCTGAAG GACATGGTGACCTACTTCATGAACCTGAGCCAGGTGAATGCTCAGGGGATGCGGTGCTGGGAGCTCGAGTACCAGCTGACTAAAGCCTACTGGGTTCCCGACACCAGTGCCCACTCTGTGCAGGCAGTGTTGGACCGCATCGCTGGCGACCAGGGCGCACTACAGCACTACTACGTCTATAACTCAGTCAGCTACTATGCTGGGGTCTGCGACGA GCAGCAGGTGTGTGCCATGCGCCAGGTGGAGGTTGACGCCTACACCACCTGTCTGTATGCCTCT GGGACCACACCTGCGCCCCAGCTCCCGCTGCTGCTGATGGCCCTGCTGGGCCTGTGCACGCTCGTGCTGTGA